In one Leptidea sinapis chromosome 25, ilLepSina1.1, whole genome shotgun sequence genomic region, the following are encoded:
- the LOC126972083 gene encoding RNA polymerase II-associated protein 3-like isoform X2: MEKAFEIQRQARDNVKSLQTYFTDLQNWEKEMKRKEAALKGDFEQDLPPVRSKVKKEKPVVVMKKPAPRIAASDYNSWDKFDVDKACEEVDMADVGPASLDSKKSQEHKQGKLREEAQYEKERGNTFVKQEKWDEAISCYNRAIELVKNDAIYYANRGLCYLKKDSLHQAEKDCTEALKLDPTYVKALQRRATARERLGSLRAASNDLVEVLKLEPRNEGARRQLEAIKIRMSSKGSKSKSSPLSTPTKENKSIVENQNKPKIVEIEESKVKELSPLDKWKDGAGENITIIKTVKKPPHLRSKRALKHITIQEIPLGCTTPQVSVQSDSLAHGDTNNTSNTVAKVTQPTEQGDTYKLCDVIMKDLSISKMEPPMNSVQFMHEWKYMKGYPEGRSDYLSIIAPSNIPSIFANALESDTLSEILFILHEFRNKYAQIGLSKYLRAFTGVKRFTALAMFLSPSDKELVGKMLEICKTTENLSDEEYKDLRIKYEL; this comes from the exons ATGGAAAAAGCTTTTGAAATTCAAAGACAGGCACGAGATAACGTGAAGTCCTTACAAACATACTTCACTGACCTGCAAAATTGGGAAAAGGAGATGAAGAGGAAAGAAGCCGCACTGAAAGGCGATTTTGAACAG GATTTGCCTCCAGTTAGAAGTAAGGTTAAAAAAGAGAAACCTGTAGTTGTAATGAAAAAACCAGCTCCAAGGATTGCTGCTTCAGACTACAATTCCTGGGATAAATTTGATGTG GACAAAGCATGTGAAGAAGTAGACATGGCAGATGTAGGCCCAGCATCTCTTGATAGTAAGAAGAGCCAAGAGCATAAACAGGGAAAGTTGCGAGAGGAAGCTCAGTATGAGAAGGAAAGA GGTAACACATTTGTAAAACAAGAAAAATGGGATGAGGCAATATCATGCTACAATAGAGCAATAGAACTTGTGAAGAATGATGCGATATACTATGCCAATAGAGGATTGTGTTATCTGAAGAAGGATAG CCTCCACCAAGCTGAAAAGGATTGCACAGAAGCACTTAAACTAGACCCGACGTATGTTAAAGCCCTACAGAGACGTGCTACGGCTAGAGAGCGACTAGGTTCGCTGCGTGCGGCTTCTAATGACCTAGTTGAG gtCTTGAAGCTGGAACCGCGAAATGAAGGTGCTAGACGTCAGCTTGAAGCCATTAAAATAAGAATGAGTTCCAAAGGT TCAAAATCCAAATCATCACCGTTATCCACTCCaacaaaagaaaacaaatcGATCGTTGAAAACCagaataaaccaaaaattgTAGAAATTGAGGAAAGTAAGGTCAAGGAATTGTCACCACTGGACAAGTGGAAGGATGGAGCTGGGGAGAATATCACTATTATTAAGACTGTGAAGAAACCGCCACACTTACGATCTAAG agAGCCCTCAAGCATATCACAATACAAGAAATACCATTAGGCTGTACCACCCCTCAGGTCTCAGTACAATCGGATAGCCTAGCACATGGAGACACCAACAATACCTCAAACACTGTAGCAAAAGTGACCCAACCAACAGAACAAGGTGATACTTACAAATTGTGTGATGTTATAATGAAGGATCTGTCTATTAGCAAAATGGAGCCACCAATGAATAGTGTACAGTTTATGCATGAGTGGAAGTATATGAAAGGCTACCCCGAAGGAAGGAGTGATTATTTAAGT ATTATAGCACCATCTAACATACCCTCAATATTCGCGAACGCATTAGAAAGTGATACCCTATCGGAAATACTGTTCATTCTTCATGAGTTTAGAAACAAGTATGCACAAATTGGTCTCTCTAAGTATTTGCGTGCATTCACTGGAGTCAAACGGTTCACTGCGTTAGCTATGTTTTTAAGTCCTAGTGATAAAGAGT tggTCGGAAAAATGTTGGAAATTTGCAAGACGACTGAAAATCTTAGCGACGAGGAGTATAAAGATCTGAGGATCAAATATGAACTCTAG
- the LOC126972083 gene encoding RNA polymerase II-associated protein 3-like isoform X1 has translation MEKAFEIQRQARDNVKSLQTYFTDLQNWEKEMKRKEAALKGDFEQDLPPVRSKVKKEKPVVVMKKPAPRIAASDYNSWDKFDVDKACEEVDMADVGPASLDSKKSQEHKQGKLREEAQYEKERGNTFVKQEKWDEAISCYNRAIELVKNDAIYYANRGLCYLKKDSLHQAEKDCTEALKLDPTYVKALQRRATARERLGSLRAASNDLVEVLKLEPRNEGARRQLEAIKIRMSSKGVSSESKSKSSPLSTPTKENKSIVENQNKPKIVEIEESKVKELSPLDKWKDGAGENITIIKTVKKPPHLRSKRALKHITIQEIPLGCTTPQVSVQSDSLAHGDTNNTSNTVAKVTQPTEQGDTYKLCDVIMKDLSISKMEPPMNSVQFMHEWKYMKGYPEGRSDYLSIIAPSNIPSIFANALESDTLSEILFILHEFRNKYAQIGLSKYLRAFTGVKRFTALAMFLSPSDKELVGKMLEICKTTENLSDEEYKDLRIKYEL, from the exons ATGGAAAAAGCTTTTGAAATTCAAAGACAGGCACGAGATAACGTGAAGTCCTTACAAACATACTTCACTGACCTGCAAAATTGGGAAAAGGAGATGAAGAGGAAAGAAGCCGCACTGAAAGGCGATTTTGAACAG GATTTGCCTCCAGTTAGAAGTAAGGTTAAAAAAGAGAAACCTGTAGTTGTAATGAAAAAACCAGCTCCAAGGATTGCTGCTTCAGACTACAATTCCTGGGATAAATTTGATGTG GACAAAGCATGTGAAGAAGTAGACATGGCAGATGTAGGCCCAGCATCTCTTGATAGTAAGAAGAGCCAAGAGCATAAACAGGGAAAGTTGCGAGAGGAAGCTCAGTATGAGAAGGAAAGA GGTAACACATTTGTAAAACAAGAAAAATGGGATGAGGCAATATCATGCTACAATAGAGCAATAGAACTTGTGAAGAATGATGCGATATACTATGCCAATAGAGGATTGTGTTATCTGAAGAAGGATAG CCTCCACCAAGCTGAAAAGGATTGCACAGAAGCACTTAAACTAGACCCGACGTATGTTAAAGCCCTACAGAGACGTGCTACGGCTAGAGAGCGACTAGGTTCGCTGCGTGCGGCTTCTAATGACCTAGTTGAG gtCTTGAAGCTGGAACCGCGAAATGAAGGTGCTAGACGTCAGCTTGAAGCCATTAAAATAAGAATGAGTTCCAAAGGTGTAAGTAGTGAG TCAAAATCCAAATCATCACCGTTATCCACTCCaacaaaagaaaacaaatcGATCGTTGAAAACCagaataaaccaaaaattgTAGAAATTGAGGAAAGTAAGGTCAAGGAATTGTCACCACTGGACAAGTGGAAGGATGGAGCTGGGGAGAATATCACTATTATTAAGACTGTGAAGAAACCGCCACACTTACGATCTAAG agAGCCCTCAAGCATATCACAATACAAGAAATACCATTAGGCTGTACCACCCCTCAGGTCTCAGTACAATCGGATAGCCTAGCACATGGAGACACCAACAATACCTCAAACACTGTAGCAAAAGTGACCCAACCAACAGAACAAGGTGATACTTACAAATTGTGTGATGTTATAATGAAGGATCTGTCTATTAGCAAAATGGAGCCACCAATGAATAGTGTACAGTTTATGCATGAGTGGAAGTATATGAAAGGCTACCCCGAAGGAAGGAGTGATTATTTAAGT ATTATAGCACCATCTAACATACCCTCAATATTCGCGAACGCATTAGAAAGTGATACCCTATCGGAAATACTGTTCATTCTTCATGAGTTTAGAAACAAGTATGCACAAATTGGTCTCTCTAAGTATTTGCGTGCATTCACTGGAGTCAAACGGTTCACTGCGTTAGCTATGTTTTTAAGTCCTAGTGATAAAGAGT tggTCGGAAAAATGTTGGAAATTTGCAAGACGACTGAAAATCTTAGCGACGAGGAGTATAAAGATCTGAGGATCAAATATGAACTCTAG
- the LOC126972083 gene encoding RNA polymerase II-associated protein 3-like isoform X3, with protein sequence MKKPAPRIAASDYNSWDKFDVDKACEEVDMADVGPASLDSKKSQEHKQGKLREEAQYEKERGNTFVKQEKWDEAISCYNRAIELVKNDAIYYANRGLCYLKKDSLHQAEKDCTEALKLDPTYVKALQRRATARERLGSLRAASNDLVEVLKLEPRNEGARRQLEAIKIRMSSKGVSSESKSKSSPLSTPTKENKSIVENQNKPKIVEIEESKVKELSPLDKWKDGAGENITIIKTVKKPPHLRSKRALKHITIQEIPLGCTTPQVSVQSDSLAHGDTNNTSNTVAKVTQPTEQGDTYKLCDVIMKDLSISKMEPPMNSVQFMHEWKYMKGYPEGRSDYLSIIAPSNIPSIFANALESDTLSEILFILHEFRNKYAQIGLSKYLRAFTGVKRFTALAMFLSPSDKELVGKMLEICKTTENLSDEEYKDLRIKYEL encoded by the exons ATGAAAAAACCAGCTCCAAGGATTGCTGCTTCAGACTACAATTCCTGGGATAAATTTGATGTG GACAAAGCATGTGAAGAAGTAGACATGGCAGATGTAGGCCCAGCATCTCTTGATAGTAAGAAGAGCCAAGAGCATAAACAGGGAAAGTTGCGAGAGGAAGCTCAGTATGAGAAGGAAAGA GGTAACACATTTGTAAAACAAGAAAAATGGGATGAGGCAATATCATGCTACAATAGAGCAATAGAACTTGTGAAGAATGATGCGATATACTATGCCAATAGAGGATTGTGTTATCTGAAGAAGGATAG CCTCCACCAAGCTGAAAAGGATTGCACAGAAGCACTTAAACTAGACCCGACGTATGTTAAAGCCCTACAGAGACGTGCTACGGCTAGAGAGCGACTAGGTTCGCTGCGTGCGGCTTCTAATGACCTAGTTGAG gtCTTGAAGCTGGAACCGCGAAATGAAGGTGCTAGACGTCAGCTTGAAGCCATTAAAATAAGAATGAGTTCCAAAGGTGTAAGTAGTGAG TCAAAATCCAAATCATCACCGTTATCCACTCCaacaaaagaaaacaaatcGATCGTTGAAAACCagaataaaccaaaaattgTAGAAATTGAGGAAAGTAAGGTCAAGGAATTGTCACCACTGGACAAGTGGAAGGATGGAGCTGGGGAGAATATCACTATTATTAAGACTGTGAAGAAACCGCCACACTTACGATCTAAG agAGCCCTCAAGCATATCACAATACAAGAAATACCATTAGGCTGTACCACCCCTCAGGTCTCAGTACAATCGGATAGCCTAGCACATGGAGACACCAACAATACCTCAAACACTGTAGCAAAAGTGACCCAACCAACAGAACAAGGTGATACTTACAAATTGTGTGATGTTATAATGAAGGATCTGTCTATTAGCAAAATGGAGCCACCAATGAATAGTGTACAGTTTATGCATGAGTGGAAGTATATGAAAGGCTACCCCGAAGGAAGGAGTGATTATTTAAGT ATTATAGCACCATCTAACATACCCTCAATATTCGCGAACGCATTAGAAAGTGATACCCTATCGGAAATACTGTTCATTCTTCATGAGTTTAGAAACAAGTATGCACAAATTGGTCTCTCTAAGTATTTGCGTGCATTCACTGGAGTCAAACGGTTCACTGCGTTAGCTATGTTTTTAAGTCCTAGTGATAAAGAGT tggTCGGAAAAATGTTGGAAATTTGCAAGACGACTGAAAATCTTAGCGACGAGGAGTATAAAGATCTGAGGATCAAATATGAACTCTAG